The Thalassotalea agarivorans region TAACGCACACATAAAGGTTTTACCGTGCAATGCCGTGCCCTCGCTGCCATAAGCAAACCCATATTCAAGCACCAAGTCTTGCCACTCTTTTAAGATTGCAGGTGTTGAATACCAATAAAATGGAAATTGAAACACCACAATATCGTGGGCGTTCAATCGCTGTTGCTCTTTATCTATATCTATTTTGAAATTTGGATATTCGCCATACAAATCAACGACGGTAACAAAATCGAGTTCCTTAGCCGCTTTGAACATGGGTCGATTGACCTCGGAACGGCTTAAAGAAGGGTGAGCAAACAAGAGTAAAATCTTATTATTTTTCATGGCAATACCGATTGTTATAGGGGTATCAATCGATTATCGCTTATGTAGCAAAAGTTGCAAGTTTAACAGAGAAGCTAGCGCGTCGATTAACGGCAAAAATCTGAGAAGCCTCCAGGCATCATAGATTGCTGCTTTAAACGTAAATCTCTAATCGCTTTTTTGAGTTCGTTTTGCTGTTGCTTATCGGTTGTGCGTTCCAGCTCTTGTTGCAACGACTTTATGTCTTTCATTGTTTCAACCGCAGGTGGCACATAGCCAGCATTTTTTAGCATTTGATAGCCAGCCCGCAAATGTTTGGGTGCTCTGAAATAATCATCGAAAGACAATGACTCTCCACGATACGCATTGTTTTCAAGTTCAATGTCTGTTTGCTTTTGTTTGCGCCAAGCGCTAATCACATTTTCGGCAAGTAAAGACATATAATACTCCACACAATTATATGGAGATA contains the following coding sequences:
- a CDS encoding NAD(P)H-dependent oxidoreductase, whose amino-acid sequence is MKNNKILLLFAHPSLSRSEVNRPMFKAAKELDFVTVVDLYGEYPNFKIDIDKEQQRLNAHDIVVFQFPFYWYSTPAILKEWQDLVLEYGFAYGSEGTALHGKTFMCALTAGGAEKAYRAQGYNHFTIRELLQPLEQTANLTGMKYLPPFALFASRTAVEEGRVQQHVGDYVALLTALHQGRVDLSKASELQRINDDLEAVIASTTEENK
- a CDS encoding DnaJ family domain-containing protein, whose protein sequence is MSLLAENVISAWRKQKQTDIELENNAYRGESLSFDDYFRAPKHLRAGYQMLKNAGYVPPAVETMKDIKSLQQELERTTDKQQQNELKKAIRDLRLKQQSMMPGGFSDFCR